In Vitis riparia cultivar Riparia Gloire de Montpellier isolate 1030 chromosome 19, EGFV_Vit.rip_1.0, whole genome shotgun sequence, the following proteins share a genomic window:
- the LOC117908331 gene encoding receptor-like protein 35: MDLSSCQLYGRFPDDDLQLPNLKVLKLKGNHDLSGNFPKFNESNSMLLLDLSSTNFSGELPSSIGILNSLESLDLSFTNFSGELPSSIGSLKSLESLDLSSTKFSGELPSSIGSLKSLESLDLSHCNFSGSIPSVLGNLTQITHLDLSSNQFDGEISNVFNKIRKLIVLDLSSNSFRGQFIASLDNLTELSFLDLSNNNLEGIIPSHVKELSSLSDVHLSNNLLNGTIPSCLFTLPSLIRLDLSHNKLNGHIDEFQSPSLESIDLSNNELDGPVPSSIFELVNLTYLQLSSNNLGGIVETDMFMNLENLIYLDLSYNILTLSNYSHSNCALPFLETLLLSSCNISEFPRFLCSQEVLEFLDLSNNKIYGQLSKWAWNMGTETLSYFNLSQNLLTGFERFPWKNMLFLDLHSNLLQGPLPSLICEMSYISVLDFSNNNLSGLIPQCLGNFSESLSVLDLRMNQLHGNIPETFSKGNFIRNLGFNGNQLEGPLPRSLINCRRLQVLDLGNNRINDTFPYWLETLPELQVLILRSNRFHGHISGSNFQSPFPKLRIMDLSRNDFSGSLPEMYLKNFKAMMNVTEDKMKLKYMGNTIIEIR; encoded by the coding sequence ATGGATCTCTCTTCTTGTCAACTATATGGGAGATTCCCTGATGATGATCTTCAACTGCCCAACCTTAAGGTTCTCAAGTTAAAGGGTAACCATGATCTCAGTGGGAATTTCCCAAAGTTCAATGAGAGTAATTCCATGCTGTTGTTGGATCTTTCTTCTACAAATTTCAGTGGGGAGCTTCCTAGTTCAATAGGCATTCTAAATTCTTTAGAAAGTTTGGATCTTTCTTTTACAAATTTCAGTGGGGAGCTTCCTAGTTCAATAGGCAGTCTAAAGTCTTTAGAAAGTTTGGATCTTTCTTCTACAAAATTCAGTGGGGAGCTTCCTAGTTCAATAGGTAGTCTAAAGTCTTTAGAAAGTTTGGATCTCTCGCACTGCAATTTCTCAGGGTCCATTCCCTCGGTGTTAGGGAACCTCACACAAATCACTCACTTGGACCTCTCAAGCAATCAATTTGATGGTgaaatttcaaatgttttcaatAAGATTAGAAAGCTAATTGTATTAGATCTTTCCAGTAATAGTTTCAGAGGTCAGTTCATAGCATCACTTGACAATCTAACAGAACTTTCTTTCTTAGACCTTTCAAACAATAACCTAGAAGGTATCATTCCTTCTCATGTGAAGGAACTTTCAAGTCTATCGGATGTCCATTTGTCCAATAACTTGTTGAATGGGACAATACCATCTTGTTTGTTTACTCTACCATCATTGATAAGGTTAGATCTCAGTCATAACAAACTCAATGGTCATATTGATGAATTCCAATCCCCTTCATTGGAGTCCATTGATTTGAGTAATAATGAGTTAGATGGGCCAGTTCCAAGTTCCATCTTTGAACTTGTAAATCTTACATATCTCCAACTTTCTTCAAATAACTTGGGTGGCATTGTGGAGACAGACATGTTCATGAATCTTGAAAATCTTATCTATCTCGATCTTTCATATAACATTCTGACATTGAGCAACTACAGCCATTCCAACTGTGCGCTACCATTCTTGGAAACATTGTTGTTGTCTTCTTGCAACATAAGTGAATTCCCAAGATTTTTATGCAGTCAAGAGGTGTTGGAGTTTCTGGACCTTTCAAACAACAAGATTTATGGACAACTTTCGAAATGGGCATGGAATATGGGTACGGAGACACTGTCTTACTTCAATCTTTCTCAAAACTTGCTAACCGGGTTTGAGAGATTTCCATGGAAGAATATGCTATTTCTCGACCTTCATTCCAACTTGCTTCAAGGACCACTTCCATCATTGATTTGTGAAATGAGTTATATTAGTGTTCTGGATTTCTCTAATAACAACTTGAGTGGCTTAATTCCACAATGTTTGGGAAACTTCAGTGAGTCTCTCTCTGTTTTGGATTTGCGAATGAATCAACTTCATGGTAACATTCCTGAAACATTTTCGAAGGGCAATTTTATCAGGAATCTTGGCTTCAATGGAAATCAATTGGAAGGGCCTCTACCACGATCTTTGATCAATTGTAGAAGGTTGCAAGTTTTAGACCTTGGAAATAATAGAATAAATGATACATTCCCTTATTGGTTGGAAACTCTTCCAGAGCTACAAGTTTTGATCTTGCGTTCTAATAGGTTCCATGGTCACATAAGCGgttcaaatttccaatctccATTTCCCAAGTTACGAATAATGGATCTTTCACGCAATGATTTCTCTGGTAGTTTACCGGAAATgtatttgaagaatttcaaGGCAATGATGAATGTCACTGAGGATAAAATGAAACTGAAATATATGGGGAATACTATTATCGAGATTCGATAA
- the LOC117908332 gene encoding putative disease resistance protein RGA4, which produces MADQIPFGVVEHILSKLGSKAFQEIGSMYGVSKEMTKLNGKLGTIKAVLLDVEEKQQQQSNRAVKDWVRRFRGVVYDADDLLDDYATHYLQRGGLARQVSDFFSSENQVAFRLNMSHRLKDIKERIDDIAKEIPMLNLTPRDIVIHTREENSGRETHSFLLPSEIVGREENKEEIIRKLSSNNEEILSVVAIVGFGGLGKTTLTQLVYNDQRVKHFKHKTWVCISDDSGDGLDVKLWVKKILKSMGVRNVESLTLNGLKDKLHEKISQKKYLLVLDDVWNENPGKWYEVKKLLMVGAKGSKIIVTTRKLNVASIMEDKSPVSLKGLGEKESWALFSKFAFREQEILEPEIVEIGEEIAKMCKGVPLVIKSLAMILQSKREPGQWSSIRNNKNLLSLGDENENVQGVLKLSYDNLSTHLRQCFTYCALFPKDYEIEKKLVVQLWIAQGYIQSSNDNNKQLEDIGDQYFEELLSRSLLEKVRTNPFTNTLMYKMHDLIHDLAQSIVRSEILILRSDVNNIPEEVRHVSLFEEVNPMIKALKGKPIRTFLNLGEHFFKDSTIVNSFFPSFMCLRALSLSRMGVEKVPKCLGKLSHLRYLDLSYNDFKVLPNAITRLKNLQTLKLIRCWSLKRISKNIGELINLRHLENSGCDDLTHMPHVIGKLTLLQSLPLFVVGNDIGLRNHKIGSLSELKGLNQLRGGLCISNLQNVRDVELVSRGEILKGKHLQSLRLQWNRWGQDGGYEGDKSVMEGLQPHQHLKDIFIKGYGGTEFPSWMMNDGLGSLFPYLIKIEISGCSRCKILPPFSQLPSLKSLNLDDMKEAVELKEGSLTTPLFPSLESLQLSYMPKLKELWRMDLLAEEGPSFSHLSKLYIYECSGLASLELHSSPSLSQLEIRNCHNLASLELPSSLRLSQLVIRNCPNLASLELHSSPCLSQLEIIDCHNLASLELHSSPSLSELEIIDCHNLASLELHSSPSLSELEIIKCPNLASFNAASLPRLEELRLRGFRAEVLRQFMFVSASSSLKSLSICEIDDMISLPEEPLQYVSTLETLYIVKCSGLATLLHWMGSLSSLTELLIYDRSELTSLPEEIYSLKKLQTFYFCNYPHLEERYNKETGKDRDKIAHIPDVCFNSDSYMLMKVGPKSLTFLPIFII; this is translated from the coding sequence ATGGCTGATCAAATTCCATTCGGTGTTGTGGAGCACATTTTGAGCAAGTTGGGGTCCAAGGCGTTTCAAGAAATTGGATCCATGTATGGTGTTTCAAAGGAGATGACCAAGCTCAATGGGAAACTGGGCACCATCAAGGCTGTGCTTTTGGATGTTGAGGagaagcagcagcagcagaGCAATCGTGCAGTCAAAGATTGGGTCCGGAGGTTCAGAGGTGTTGTTTATGACGCAGATGACTTGCTGGATGACTATGCAACCCATTATCTTCAGCGAGGAGGATTGGCAAGGCAGGTCAGTGACTTCTTCTCATCTGAAAATCAAGTTGCTTTTCGTTTAAACATGAGTCATAGACTCAAGGATATCAAAGAAAGGATAGATGATATTGCAAAAGAAATCCCCATGTTAAATCTGACTCCACGGGACATAGTAATACACACACGGGAAGAGAATAGTGGGAGAGAAACCCACTCATTCTTGTTGCCGTCTGAAATtgtaggaagagaagaaaacaaagaggagATAATAAGGAAGCTGTCATCTAACAATGAAGAAATTCTTTCCGTTGTTGCCATTGTTGGCTTTGGGGGATTGGGTAAGACCACCCTCACTCAATTGGTATACAATGACCAAAGAGTAAAACATTTTAAGCATAAGACATGGGTTTGCATTTCTGATGATTCTGGTGATGGTCTTGACGTCAAACTGTGGGtcaaaaagattttaaaatctatGGGAGTTCGGAATGTGGAGAGTCTGACCTTGAATGGTTTGAAAGACAAGCTTCACgaaaaaataagtcaaaagaAGTACTTGTTAGTACTTGATGATGTTTGGAACGAAAATCCGGGAAAATGGTATGAAGTGAAAAAATTGTTGATGGTTGGTGCTAAAGGTAGTAAAATTATAGTAACCACCCGAAAACTTAATGTTGCATCCATTATGGAAGATAAGTCTCCCGTTAGTTTGAAAGGTCTAGGAGAAAAGGAGTCTTGggctttattttcaaaatttgcatTTAGAGAACAGGAGATTTTGGAGCCAGAAATTGTAGAAATTGGAGAAGAAATTGCAAAAATGTGCAAGGGAGTTCCTCTCGTTATTAAGTCTTTAGCAATGATATTGCAGTCTAAAAGAGAACCGGGGCAGTGGTCGTCTAttagaaacaataaaaatttgctGTCACTTGGagatgaaaatgagaatgttCAAGGGGTGCTGAAATTAAGTTATGATAATTTGTCAACTCATTTGAGACAATGTTTTACATATTGTGCTTTATTTCCAAAAGACTATGAGATTGAGAAAAAGTTGGTGGTACAACTATGGATAGCACAAGGTTATATTCAATCttcaaatgataataataagcaATTAGAGGATATAGGGGATCAATATTTTGAGGAATTATTGTCAAGGTCATTGTTGGAGAAGGTGAGAACCAATCCTTTTACTAATACATTAATGTATAAAATGCATGACCTTATACATGATCTTGCACAATCAATTGTACGATCTGAGATCCTTATTTTAAGAAGTGATGTAAATAACATTCCAGAAGAAGTTCGTCATGTATCATTGTTTGAAGAGGTAAATCCTATGATAAAGGCTCTAAAGGGAAAACCCATAAGGACCTTTCTAAACCTTGGTgaacatttttttaaggatagtACAATTGTAAATTCCTTTTTTCCGAGTTTTATGTGTTTACGTGCATTGAGTTTAAGTCGTATGGGTGTAGAGAAGGTGCCAAAGTGTTTAGGCAAATTGAGTCATTTAAGGTATCTTGATCTTTCCTACAATGATTTTAAGGTACTTCCAAATGCTATTACAAGGTTAAAGAATTTGCAAACACTAAAACTCATAAGGTGTTGGagtttaaaaagaatttcaaagaaTATAGGAGAATTGATCAATCTTAGACACTTGGAGAATAGTGGATGTGATGACTTGACTCATATGCCACATGTAATCGGCAAGTTGACTTTACTTCAAAGTCTACCATTGTTTGTGGTTGGGAATGACATAGGGTTAAGGAATCACAAAATTGGTAGCTTGAGTGAATTGAAAGGCCTTAACCAACTAAGAGGAGGGTTATGCATAAGTAATCTTCAAAACGTGAGGGATGTTGAACTGGTATCCAGGGGagaaattttgaaaggaaaacatCTTCAGTCCTTGAGATTGCAATGGAATCGGTGGGGCCAAGATGGGGGGTATGAGGGTGATAAGTCAGTGATGGAAGGCCTTCAACCACACCAACACCTAAAGGATATCTTTATAAAAGGTTATGGAGGTACGGAGTTTCCAAGTTGGATGATGAATGATGGGTTGGGTTCCCTGTTTCCCTAcctaattaaaattgaaatttcggGATGTTCAAGATGCAAAATTCTGCCACCCTTTTCTCAACTCCCTTCTCTCAAGTCTTTGAATCTTGATGATATGAAAGAAGCGGTGGAGTTAAAGGAGGGTTCATTAACAACGCCACTCTTCCCATCTCTTGAATCGCTCCAACTCTCTTACATGCCAAAGTTGAAGGAATTGTGGAGGATGGACTTACTAGCAGAGGAAggtccttcattttctcatctttcgaagttatatatttatgaatgCTCTGGTTTGGCATCCTTGGAACTtcattcttctccttctctttctcaatTAGAGATCAGAAATTGCCATaacttggcatccttggaaCTGCCGTCATCTCTTCGTCTTTCTCAATTAGTGATCAGAAATTGCCCTaacttggcatccttggaaCTGCATTCTTCTCCTTGTCTTTCTCAATTAGAGATCATCGATTGCCATaacttggcatccttggaactgcattcttctccttctctttctgAATTAGAGATCATCGATTGCCATaacttggcatccttggaactgcattcttctccttctctttctgAATTAGAGATCATAAAATGCCCTAACTTGGCATCCTTCAATGCGGCATCATTACCTCGTCTTGAGGAACTAAGGCTGCGTGGATTCAGAGCAGAGGTACTGAGGCAGTTCATGTTTGTCtctgcttcttcttcattgaagtCTCTGAGTATATGCGAGATTGATGATATGATATCTCTCCCAGAGGAGCCGCTTCAATATGTTTCCACTCTCGAAACTCTCTATATTGTTAAGTGCTCTGGTTTGGCAACATTACTACACTGGATGGGCAGCCTTTCCTCGCTTACGGaacttcttatttatgaccgcTCTGAATTGACATCACTGCCAGAAGAGATCTATTCCCTTAAAAAACTGCAGACATTTTATTTCTGTAATTATCCACACCTAGAGGAAAGATACAACAAGGAAACAGGTAAAGACCGGGACAAGATTGCTCATATCCCAGATGTTTGTTTCAACAGTGATTCCTATATGCTAATGAAGGTAGGTCCGAAATCCCTAAcctttcttcccatttttattatttaa